One segment of Candidatus Arsenophonus lipoptenae DNA contains the following:
- a CDS encoding glycosyltransferase, which translates to MSFLAKLSSSRYIVAIEHFEYDIINPLLKYIRKIIYKKISAVITLTNEDVKKYSWLPKNKHKIIPNIVEIPKEKNFLKKSKKVLAIGRFVEQKGFDLLLSAWSKISTEGWSLTIVGDGKDKFLLQKIIKNNELNNVFLVPFTKKIENHYKQAEIFILSSRYEGLGMVLLEALSYSIPCISFNCPAGPKTILNKNNGILVKSGSIKELSIAIENLMKDENLRKLYSNKALSSIKEYNKEQILKLWIKTIEQIYK; encoded by the coding sequence ATGTCATTTTTAGCAAAATTATCTAGTAGTAGATATATTGTTGCAATTGAACATTTTGAATATGATATCATAAATCCACTTTTAAAATATATTCGAAAAATTATCTATAAAAAAATTTCAGCAGTTATTACATTAACTAATGAAGATGTAAAGAAATATTCTTGGTTACCAAAAAATAAGCACAAAATTATTCCAAATATTGTTGAAATTCCAAAAGAAAAAAATTTTTTAAAAAAAAGTAAAAAAGTATTAGCTATCGGACGTTTTGTTGAGCAAAAAGGATTTGATCTTTTACTTTCTGCATGGTCTAAAATTTCAACTGAAGGATGGTCATTAACTATAGTTGGAGATGGTAAAGATAAATTTTTATTGCAAAAAATTATCAAAAATAATGAATTAAATAATGTATTTCTGGTTCCTTTTACAAAAAAAATAGAAAACCATTACAAACAAGCTGAAATATTTATTTTATCGTCACGTTATGAAGGATTAGGAATGGTTCTTCTTGAAGCTCTCTCATATAGCATACCATGTATAAGTTTTAATTGCCCTGCAGGGCCTAAAACAATTCTTAATAAGAATAATGGAATTTTAGTTAAATCTGGAAGTATTAAAGAATTATCAATAGCAATAGAAAACCTTATGAAGGATGAAAATTTAAGGAAATTATATTCAAATAAAGCATTATCTAGTATTAAAGAATATAACAAAGAGCAAATATTAAAACTTTGGATTAAAACAATCGAGCAAATATACAAATGA
- a CDS encoding glycosyltransferase family 4 protein — MLSNLKKRNIIILIDDYIPYSSKIAAKMMHELAYELVKRENQVTVVTPYNNLKKYCVIEYIDNIEIVRFKLGKIKNCSFIKRTINESLMPFKAWFYTKKYLENKKYNLIISYSPSIFWGLFTIKIKNKFQCSVYLILRDFFPQWIIDIGIIKDNTFIAKYFRFIEKINYKSADIIGIQSPRNIDYFKQIFGEQYNTKLLFNWINPKIETKDINFKKNNGLDEKVLFFYGGNIGKAQDTKKLVKLSQRLQHKSTAHFVFLGQGDEFFIIKKLVKRNKINNITILPKVSQKKFNAILKEVDIGMFSLNKNHKSHNFPGKILGYMVNSIPILGIVNPNNDLKDIIEEYNAGFVSINGEDDILYKNALTLLKNKLLRKQLGINSNRLLHKKFTVYSAIDEILNNQG, encoded by the coding sequence ATGCTAAGTAATTTAAAAAAAAGAAATATTATAATACTTATTGATGACTATATTCCATATAGCAGCAAAATTGCTGCAAAAATGATGCATGAACTTGCCTATGAATTAGTTAAACGTGAAAATCAAGTCACTGTAGTGACACCATATAATAATTTAAAAAAATATTGTGTAATTGAATACATTGATAATATTGAAATTGTAAGATTTAAATTAGGAAAAATTAAAAATTGCTCATTTATCAAGCGAACTATAAATGAATCATTAATGCCATTTAAAGCATGGTTTTACACAAAAAAATATCTAGAAAATAAAAAATATAATTTAATTATTAGCTATTCTCCATCTATTTTTTGGGGACTATTTACCATAAAAATTAAAAATAAATTTCAATGTTCTGTATATTTAATTCTACGTGATTTTTTTCCTCAATGGATAATTGATATTGGTATTATCAAAGATAATACTTTTATTGCTAAATATTTTAGATTTATAGAAAAAATAAATTATAAATCAGCAGATATTATCGGTATTCAATCTCCTCGCAATATAGATTACTTCAAACAAATATTTGGAGAGCAATATAATACCAAGTTATTATTTAATTGGATAAATCCTAAAATAGAAACAAAAGATATAAATTTTAAAAAAAATAATGGATTAGACGAAAAAGTTTTATTTTTTTATGGTGGAAATATTGGTAAGGCACAAGATACTAAAAAATTAGTAAAATTATCTCAAAGACTTCAACATAAATCTACCGCACATTTTGTTTTTTTAGGACAAGGAGACGAATTTTTTATTATTAAAAAATTAGTAAAACGTAATAAAATCAATAATATTACTATTTTACCTAAAGTATCACAAAAAAAGTTTAATGCAATTTTAAAAGAAGTTGATATTGGTATGTTTTCTCTCAATAAAAATCATAAAAGTCATAATTTTCCTGGAAAAATTTTAGGTTATATGGTAAATAGCATTCCAATTCTAGGAATTGTAAATCCAAATAATGATCTAAAAGATATTATAGAAGAATACAATGCAGGTTTTGTTTCTATAAATGGTGAAGATGATATTTTATATAAAAATGCATTAACTTTACTAAAAAATAAGTTATTAAGAAAACAGTTAGGAATTAATTCAAACCGTCTATTACATAAAAAATTTACAGTTTATTCAGCTATTGACGAAATTTTAAATAATCAAGGTTAA
- the gpsA gene encoding NAD(P)H-dependent glycerol-3-phosphate dehydrogenase yields MNTTVSITVIGAGSYGTALAITLTRNGHKVFLWGHNPQHIKKLQKDRCNKKFLPDITFPENLLPEISLKRAISISRNILIVVPSHVFNQVLQNIKPYLTKYSRVIWATKGLEHGTGRLLQDVAREIIGDKIPIAVLSGPTFAKELAIGLPTAIVISASNIKFSEELQYIFHCSKNVRVYKNQDMIGVQLGGAVKNIIAIGAGMSDGIGFGANTRTALITRGLAEISRLGIAIGAKSSTFMGMAGLGDLVLTCTDNQSRNRRFGIMLGQGMKIKDVEKKIGQVVEGYLNIKEVHALAKRVGVEMPITEQIYQVLYGNKNILEAAYTLLNRQIKDEINDTYTI; encoded by the coding sequence ATGAATACTACTGTTTCAATAACAGTTATCGGTGCTGGATCTTATGGTACTGCATTGGCTATTACACTTACTCGTAATGGTCATAAAGTATTTCTTTGGGGGCATAACCCTCAACATATAAAAAAATTACAAAAAGATAGATGTAATAAAAAATTTTTACCTGATATTACATTTCCAGAAAATTTATTACCTGAAATTTCTTTAAAAAGAGCAATAAGTATAAGTCGCAATATATTAATAGTAGTTCCAAGCCATGTATTTAATCAAGTACTGCAAAATATAAAACCATACTTGACAAAATATTCTCGTGTTATTTGGGCGACAAAAGGATTAGAACATGGTACTGGACGTCTATTACAAGACGTAGCCAGGGAAATAATAGGAGATAAAATACCAATTGCTGTCCTTTCTGGACCAACTTTTGCTAAAGAATTAGCTATTGGTTTACCTACTGCTATTGTAATATCTGCTTCCAATATTAAATTTAGTGAAGAATTACAATATATTTTTCATTGCAGTAAAAATGTTAGAGTATATAAAAATCAAGATATGATTGGAGTTCAATTAGGAGGTGCAGTTAAAAATATTATTGCTATTGGGGCAGGTATGTCCGATGGTATCGGATTTGGTGCTAATACTCGTACAGCATTGATTACACGGGGGTTAGCAGAAATAAGTAGATTAGGCATAGCTATAGGTGCTAAATCATCTACATTTATGGGTATGGCTGGATTAGGGGATTTAGTTTTGACATGTACTGATAACCAATCGCGTAATAGAAGATTTGGTATAATGCTAGGACAAGGAATGAAAATTAAAGATGTAGAAAAAAAAATTGGGCAAGTAGTTGAGGGATATTTAAATATTAAAGAAGTTCATGCATTAGCAAAACGTGTTGGGGTTGAAATGCCTATTACCGAACAAATTTATCAAGTTTTATACGGCAATAAAAATATACTAGAAGCAGCATATACATTATTAAATAGACAAATTAAAGATGAAATTAATGATACATATACTATCTAA
- a CDS encoding glycosyltransferase, producing MNVLYDFIFITNIPAFYKVNLLNRLAKNCSIKTIFIGKKSKIRNNDFYNYHHEFDSEYINNGNFEDRNKLKTFIKIYKIIKNIKYNKLIYPGWEIKELFFLSFLAKKNNNSIIIESTINDTNIQGYTWILKKIFINRMSSAYICGNMQKKILEKTKFKGKIIMTYGVGIPNYIKYPLKNYNKKKNKLTLTYLYVGRLSKEKNLSFLIKIFNKRSEKLIIVGDGQEFYNLKKQANNNIIFLGYINNKNLNKIYKLVDVFILPSISEPWGLVIEEALVFNLPIIISNRVGCKETLALNKIGLIFDINNNNSLKKCLDDMNKNYKKYFKYVSNVNMNSVYNRQVNSYLESIS from the coding sequence ATGAATGTATTATATGATTTTATTTTTATTACTAATATTCCTGCATTTTACAAAGTTAATCTATTAAATAGATTAGCAAAAAATTGTTCTATAAAAACAATTTTTATAGGGAAAAAATCAAAAATAAGAAATAATGATTTTTATAATTATCACCATGAATTTGATAGTGAATATATAAATAATGGAAATTTTGAGGATAGAAATAAGTTAAAAACATTTATTAAAATATATAAAATCATAAAAAATATTAAATATAATAAACTAATTTATCCTGGATGGGAAATAAAAGAATTGTTTTTTTTATCTTTTTTAGCAAAAAAAAATAATAATTCAATTATTATTGAAAGCACTATAAATGATACAAATATACAAGGTTATACATGGATTTTAAAAAAAATTTTTATTAATAGGATGAGTTCGGCATATATTTGTGGAAATATGCAAAAAAAAATACTTGAAAAAACAAAATTTAAAGGAAAAATTATTATGACATATGGTGTAGGTATTCCTAATTATATTAAATATCCTTTAAAAAATTATAATAAAAAAAAAAATAAATTAACACTAACTTATTTATATGTTGGAAGATTATCTAAAGAAAAAAATTTATCATTTTTAATAAAAATTTTTAATAAAAGATCAGAAAAATTAATTATTGTTGGTGATGGTCAAGAATTTTATAATTTAAAAAAACAGGCTAATAATAATATTATTTTTTTAGGTTATATTAATAATAAAAATTTAAATAAAATTTATAAATTAGTAGATGTGTTTATTTTACCATCAATATCAGAACCATGGGGTTTAGTAATAGAAGAAGCTCTTGTTTTTAATTTACCTATAATAATAAGCAACAGAGTAGGATGCAAAGAAACTTTAGCTTTAAACAAAATTGGATTAATCTTTGATATCAATAATAATAATTCATTAAAAAAATGTTTAGATGATATGAATAAAAATTATAAAAAATATTTTAAATATGTAAGTAATGTAAATATGAATTCTGTATACAATAGACAAGTAAATTCTTATTTAGAATCCATTTCTTAA
- a CDS encoding glycosyltransferase, giving the protein MLLVNVSNLYTGGGLQTGISVIEEFTALKVKYIAAISPPIFEQLSDEAKKLCVVIKLTPSGLLNFSARKKLTNLVQKYQVTDVFTVFGPSYWIPKVKNHLVGFAQAWIIYDTTTIIDTLSLKERIKRIILNFIQKFFFKYNATKLVTETNDVRRKIISLFKTNPKNIFTVSNAISSAFYDKKKYDYKILNKLPTKNNDIWLLTIAYDYPHKNLKIITKLINKLPYKFKFILTVNDEFKKNFSKKNQNRIITLGKITNVQCPPIYEICDALFLPTLLECFSASYIEAMYMEKPIFTSNKTFAKAICKNAAYYFNPLNIDDISKTIINAYDNKTMINKKCLLGKALIKKLPSAKDRAKKYLNILYAK; this is encoded by the coding sequence ATGCTATTAGTTAACGTTAGTAATTTATATACTGGAGGAGGACTACAAACTGGTATTTCTGTTATTGAAGAATTTACAGCACTAAAAGTTAAGTATATAGCTGCTATATCACCTCCAATATTTGAACAATTATCTGATGAAGCAAAAAAATTATGTGTAGTGATAAAATTAACACCATCAGGTTTATTGAATTTTTCAGCAAGAAAAAAATTAACTAATTTAGTGCAAAAATATCAAGTAACAGATGTATTTACTGTATTTGGTCCAAGCTATTGGATACCTAAAGTAAAAAATCATCTAGTAGGATTTGCACAAGCTTGGATAATTTATGATACAACAACTATTATTGACACTCTTTCTTTAAAGGAAAGAATTAAGAGAATAATTCTTAATTTTATACAAAAATTTTTTTTTAAGTATAATGCTACTAAACTTGTAACTGAAACAAATGATGTTAGAAGAAAAATTATAAGTCTGTTTAAAACTAATCCAAAAAATATATTTACAGTTTCAAATGCTATTTCATCTGCATTTTATGATAAAAAAAAATATGATTACAAAATTTTAAATAAACTTCCTACTAAGAATAATGATATATGGTTGCTTACAATAGCATATGATTATCCACATAAAAATTTAAAAATCATTACTAAACTTATAAATAAGTTACCTTATAAATTTAAATTTATTTTAACAGTAAATGATGAATTTAAAAAAAATTTTTCAAAAAAAAATCAAAATCGTATTATAACTTTAGGGAAAATAACTAATGTACAATGTCCTCCTATATACGAAATCTGTGATGCATTATTTTTACCTACCTTATTAGAATGTTTTAGTGCTTCTTATATAGAAGCAATGTATATGGAAAAACCTATTTTTACATCCAATAAAACATTTGCAAAAGCAATATGTAAAAATGCTGCTTATTACTTTAATCCACTTAATATTGATGATATAAGTAAAACTATTATTAATGCCTACGATAATAAAACAATGATTAATAAAAAATGTTTGCTGGGAAAAGCACTTATAAAAAAATTGCCTTCTGCAAAAGACAGGGCTAAAAAATATTTAAATATTTTATATGCTAAGTAA
- a CDS encoding polysaccharide biosynthesis protein: MLNSKKLLITGGTGSFGNAILKRFLKTDITEIRIFSRDEKKQDKMRRKYKNNKLKFYIGDIRDYQSLSNAIKDVDYIFHAAALKQVPSCEFYPIEAVKTNILGTENVIESGINNKVKRIICLSTDKAVYPINAMGISKAMMEKIILAKARNLSKSSTVICATRYGNVMASRGSVIPLFVNQILKNKPISVTNLEMTRFMMTIEDAVDLVMHAFSKGKNGDIFVQKTPAATIEVLVKAITELMNKPKHPINIIGFRHGEKLFETLLTREEMSYAEDQDNYYRIPLDNRNLNYSNFFKTKEKKITEITDYNSHNTTKLLIDDIKKLLLKLKFFKKIISSNIATLEY; this comes from the coding sequence ATGCTTAATTCAAAAAAATTACTTATTACTGGAGGAACAGGTTCATTCGGTAATGCAATACTAAAGCGTTTTCTAAAAACAGATATCACTGAAATTCGTATTTTTAGTCGTGATGAAAAAAAACAAGATAAAATGCGTAGGAAATATAAAAATAATAAGTTAAAGTTTTATATAGGTGATATCAGAGATTACCAAAGTTTATCAAATGCAATTAAAGATGTAGATTATATTTTCCACGCAGCTGCTTTAAAACAAGTTCCTTCTTGTGAATTTTATCCTATTGAAGCGGTTAAAACTAATATTTTAGGCACTGAAAATGTAATTGAATCAGGTATAAATAATAAAGTTAAACGTATTATCTGCTTAAGTACAGATAAAGCAGTATATCCTATTAATGCTATGGGCATTTCTAAAGCTATGATGGAAAAAATTATTTTAGCAAAAGCTCGTAACTTATCAAAATCATCTACTGTAATTTGTGCTACTAGATATGGAAATGTAATGGCATCAAGAGGTTCTGTAATTCCATTATTTGTCAATCAAATCTTAAAAAACAAACCTATTAGTGTAACTAATCTTGAAATGACAAGATTTATGATGACCATTGAAGATGCAGTAGATTTAGTAATGCATGCCTTTTCTAAAGGAAAAAATGGTGATATTTTTGTTCAAAAGACACCAGCGGCTACAATTGAAGTTTTGGTAAAAGCTATTACTGAATTAATGAATAAACCAAAACATCCTATAAATATCATAGGATTTCGTCATGGTGAAAAGCTTTTTGAAACATTATTAACTAGAGAGGAAATGAGTTATGCAGAGGATCAAGATAACTATTACCGAATTCCATTAGATAATCGTAACTTAAACTATAGTAATTTTTTTAAAACAAAGGAAAAAAAAATCACTGAAATAACTGATTATAATTCTCATAATACAACAAAACTACTTATTGATGATATAAAAAAACTACTATTAAAATTGAAATTTTTCAAAAAAATTATTAGTAGTAATATTGCAACGTTAGAATATTAA
- a CDS encoding EpsG family protein, with translation MMIYTLYSIIILLIANIDVTYRKNKLITKYILFALIILVVGLRYELGVDWLFYRNIFNGNNKNTLIIEFGYKLLSSFISFLGFNFWLFVCMINIFILLILYHFFKKYSPFPFFCLSIYFISSFGFNIEALRQIIAVAIIYIALNCYLNNKKKYYTILCLLASSFHISAILFLILPFIDCHFFNQLMKIGTLIGLVIPTIDFYPMKIIFIILDLLPNNAFLEKILFYFLHENTSNLFSFNLIFKIVIIFYYFFKKKYICYELMNKRISLKTLFSLESLILIMLIINIYFSKCGTITSRINEYFAPIFILLVSYLIMINKELINKFIFSFAFSCCILISFIRFSLNDYFQKQYIPYRNYLYFIINKNENSSTREQSVRLHWIERKK, from the coding sequence ATGATGATTTATACTTTATATTCTATAATAATATTATTAATTGCTAATATTGATGTCACTTATAGAAAAAATAAACTAATAACTAAATATATTTTATTTGCACTTATTATCTTGGTAGTTGGTTTACGTTACGAATTAGGTGTAGATTGGTTGTTTTATAGAAACATATTTAATGGCAATAATAAAAATACATTAATAATAGAATTTGGATATAAATTATTATCTTCATTTATAAGTTTTCTTGGTTTTAATTTTTGGCTTTTTGTATGTATGATAAATATATTTATATTATTAATACTTTATCATTTTTTTAAAAAATATTCACCATTCCCATTTTTTTGTTTAAGTATTTATTTTATTTCATCGTTTGGATTTAATATTGAAGCATTAAGACAAATAATTGCAGTTGCAATTATTTATATTGCATTAAATTGTTACTTAAACAACAAAAAAAAATATTATACAATTTTATGTTTATTAGCTTCATCTTTTCATATATCTGCAATATTATTTTTAATTTTACCATTTATAGATTGTCATTTTTTTAATCAATTAATGAAAATCGGCACTCTAATTGGTTTAGTCATACCTACTATAGATTTCTATCCTATGAAAATAATTTTCATTATATTAGATTTACTACCAAATAATGCATTTTTAGAAAAAATACTATTTTATTTTTTACATGAAAATACTAGTAATTTATTTTCATTTAACTTAATATTTAAAATCGTAATAATCTTTTATTACTTTTTTAAAAAAAAATATATTTGCTATGAATTAATGAACAAAAGAATATCATTAAAAACATTATTTAGTTTAGAATCTCTTATATTAATAATGCTAATTATTAATATTTATTTTAGCAAATGTGGAACAATAACATCTAGAATAAACGAGTATTTTGCACCAATATTTATTTTATTAGTCAGTTATTTAATTATGATTAATAAAGAATTAATTAACAAATTTATATTTTCGTTTGCATTTTCATGTTGCATATTAATTTCTTTTATTAGATTTAGTTTAAATGATTATTTTCAAAAACAATATATTCCATATAGAAATTATCTTTATTTTATAATAAATAAGAATGAAAATTCTTCTACTAGAGAACAATCTGTAAGATTACATTGGATTGAAAGGAAAAAATAA
- a CDS encoding CDP-glycerol glycerophosphotransferase family protein — protein sequence MISRKKFIKIIKKIISILSLFIPKNNKKIIFKSIPDLSGNAKALSEFISKNCHGYQILWLVSSNIESDSFNVIKSGTLKSFYHYFTSKYVVTTHNEMIGTTSSSQTYISLWHGMPLKKIGYLGFDSIGMEDYSANRIATSEITRSVISACFREKANNIFITGQPRNDFLFENRIIDFINNNDKNKIIFTPTFRVNQKSLKYSDGIAIKNNNFFRVTDFNIKILDSFLEEQNAELFIKLHPFEENTLISTELTKNITIIKTDMLQKRNLDINHLLNKMDILITDYSSIYFDYLLLDRPICFLIPDIDIYQSLKNGFILEPVNFWMPGAHIFNQYSLQNELKKILSGKDKYQKQRAIINNLINFHKDENSSERVFQRFFF from the coding sequence ATGATAAGCAGGAAAAAATTTATTAAAATTATAAAAAAAATAATTAGTATTTTAAGTTTATTTATACCTAAAAATAACAAAAAAATAATATTTAAAAGCATACCAGATCTTTCAGGCAATGCTAAGGCATTGAGTGAATTTATTAGTAAAAACTGTCATGGTTATCAAATTCTTTGGTTAGTATCTAGTAATATAGAATCGGATAGTTTTAATGTTATTAAATCAGGAACGTTGAAATCGTTTTATCATTATTTTACAAGTAAATATGTTGTAACAACACACAATGAAATGATTGGGACTACATCAAGTTCACAAACTTATATCAGTTTATGGCATGGAATGCCATTAAAAAAAATAGGATATTTAGGGTTTGATAGCATTGGAATGGAGGACTATTCAGCTAATAGAATAGCAACATCAGAAATTACACGTTCTGTTATTTCTGCTTGTTTTAGAGAAAAAGCTAATAATATTTTTATAACTGGTCAGCCTAGAAATGATTTTCTATTTGAAAATCGTATTATAGACTTTATAAATAACAATGATAAAAATAAAATAATCTTTACACCTACTTTTAGAGTAAATCAAAAATCATTAAAATATTCAGATGGTATTGCAATTAAGAATAATAATTTTTTTCGTGTAACTGATTTTAATATAAAAATTTTAGATTCTTTTCTTGAAGAACAGAATGCAGAGCTTTTTATTAAGCTTCATCCTTTTGAAGAAAACACATTAATTTCCACTGAATTAACTAAAAATATAACTATAATAAAAACAGATATGCTACAAAAAAGAAATTTAGATATAAATCATTTGCTTAATAAGATGGATATTTTAATTACAGATTACTCATCAATTTATTTTGATTATCTATTACTAGATCGACCTATTTGTTTTCTTATTCCTGATATTGATATATATCAATCTTTAAAAAATGGATTTATACTTGAACCAGTTAATTTTTGGATGCCGGGGGCACATATATTTAATCAATACTCATTACAGAATGAATTAAAAAAAATATTATCTGGTAAAGATAAATATCAGAAACAACGTGCTATAATTAACAATTTAATCAATTTTCATAAAGATGAGAATAGTAGTGAACGGGTATTCCAAAGATTTTTTTTCTAA
- a CDS encoding adenylyltransferase/cytidyltransferase family protein — MKNIITFGTFDVFHVGHINILERAASYGDNLIVGISSDELSFSKKKRYPIYCQSDRMKIINSLRCVNKVFIEEYLELKLDYIKQYNATLLVMGDDWIGSFDWVKKVCDVIYLPRTPSISTTEIIEIVGLMPK, encoded by the coding sequence ATGAAAAATATTATTACTTTTGGAACATTTGATGTTTTCCATGTTGGTCACATAAATATATTAGAGAGAGCCGCATCTTATGGAGATAATCTCATTGTTGGTATTTCATCAGATGAACTAAGTTTTAGCAAAAAGAAAAGATATCCTATATATTGTCAAAGTGATCGCATGAAAATTATTAATTCATTACGATGTGTAAATAAAGTTTTTATTGAAGAATATTTAGAATTAAAATTAGATTATATAAAACAATATAATGCTACACTTTTAGTAATGGGGGACGATTGGATTGGTAGTTTTGATTGGGTTAAAAAAGTATGTGATGTTATTTACTTACCAAGAACACCATCAATATCAACAACAGAAATTATTGAAATTGTAGGGTTAATGCCAAAATGA
- a CDS encoding lipopolysaccharide biosynthesis protein, with protein MQSRTLKNFLNYAIGDILIKGFLFISMPIFSYLFDPIQYGYYSLINNSIIILYVFISLNLQNAVINRCMITKKNLYSYLSTIIYFIIPFQIILILFEPFYSAFISYYLGINQKDFIFILIICIMLTYIYIYTAYLQASSQSYHYIMINTISKIIETILIFYFAYFLTSNKYMSKIYAQIIINIIIIIYIIVSFKFKFSKFKFKYLKEALIFSIPLMGHVISNALLAQIDKIIISKFIGLYDAGIYSFTYNFSICIIIIIIAWNSAWRPNFYYFLNNKNYCVIKKITYGSTILIFLTCIISMLFSKEMIYFLSSYKYHSSIPILPLIIIGNALIHIYLIYVNFLFYKRKTIIISCATFGVLIINIILNYYLVPKFNITGSACSTIISYFFLALLNYSITTYITKNNIISFKYLIFYTIGLLSTYPIILYLNNLNLIISLLIKFIIFSIIIMFIKKFAILKLLNN; from the coding sequence ATGCAATCTAGAACACTAAAAAATTTTTTAAATTATGCTATAGGGGATATATTAATTAAAGGATTTTTATTCATATCAATGCCTATATTTTCATATTTATTTGATCCAATTCAATATGGATATTACTCTCTTATAAATAATTCAATAATAATTTTATATGTATTTATAAGTTTAAATTTACAAAATGCAGTAATCAATAGATGTATGATAACCAAAAAAAATCTTTATAGTTATTTGTCAACTATAATTTATTTTATTATACCATTTCAAATAATATTAATATTATTTGAACCTTTTTATAGTGCATTCATTAGCTATTATCTTGGCATAAATCAAAAAGATTTTATATTTATATTAATAATATGTATAATGTTGACATATATATATATATATACTGCATATCTTCAAGCATCAAGTCAAAGTTATCACTATATCATGATTAATACGATTTCGAAAATTATCGAAACAATCTTAATTTTTTACTTTGCATACTTTTTGACATCAAATAAATACATGTCAAAAATATATGCACAAATAATTATCAATATTATAATTATAATATATATAATAGTATCATTTAAATTTAAATTTAGCAAATTTAAATTTAAATATTTAAAAGAAGCATTAATATTTTCAATACCATTAATGGGACACGTTATATCAAATGCACTATTAGCTCAAATTGATAAAATTATCATAAGTAAATTTATTGGATTATATGACGCTGGAATTTATTCTTTTACATATAACTTTAGTATTTGTATTATCATTATTATTATAGCATGGAATTCTGCATGGCGGCCAAATTTTTATTATTTTTTAAATAATAAAAATTATTGTGTCATAAAGAAAATAACATATGGTAGTACAATATTAATTTTTTTAACTTGTATAATTAGCATGTTATTTTCTAAAGAAATGATTTATTTTTTAAGTAGTTATAAATATCATAGCAGTATACCCATACTACCATTAATAATTATTGGAAATGCATTAATTCATATTTATCTAATTTATGTTAATTTTCTTTTTTATAAAAGAAAGACAATCATTATTTCTTGTGCTACATTTGGAGTATTAATTATTAATATAATACTAAATTACTATTTAGTTCCTAAATTTAATATTACAGGATCTGCTTGCTCAACAATTATCTCTTACTTCTTCTTAGCATTGCTAAACTACTCAATAACAACATATATTACTAAAAATAATATTATTTCATTTAAATATCTTATTTTCTATACAATAGGATTGTTATCAACATATCCAATAATTTTATATTTAAATAATTTAAATTTAATTATAAGTTTACTCATTAAATTTATTATTTTTAGTATTATCATCATGTTTATCAAAAAATTTGCAATTCTGAAATTATTAAATAATTAA